Proteins from one Parvibaculum lavamentivorans DS-1 genomic window:
- the malQ gene encoding 4-alpha-glucanotransferase, giving the protein MSRIVSLAQAAGIQVEWTDAAGRRQRVSEDALSAILAALGLPADSSSAIADSCNRLEERASGETSFLSGDQGSVIRLQGRYGGAKRARLVLEDGSARDVVLEDGQDGAMLPAIGQPGYHRLLLDDHEVQLAVAPPHCYPIGEATGGRRVWGPAIQIAALRDARETSYGDYSSLADAARAFSERGADAMAISPVHALFPADTSRYSPYAPSSRLFLNVFYADPALIGGAMPSAPRAALIDWPAAIPERLGALRAAYDGRDAGVKEAVSAYVAEAGEELRRHALFDALHAHFFRQSGAGGWQDWPIEYRNPSDRAVATFAAAHEDEVGFYIFLQWLAEKGLDEAQRSARQAGMAIGLIADLAVGMDAGGSHAWSRPEELLTGLSIGAPPDPLGPDGQNWGITGFSPQALQRTGFDAFIATIRAALRHAGGIRIDHALGLRRLWVVPSGASSADGAYLTYPLDDMLRLLALESQRAKAIVIGEDLGTVPEGLREEMGRKEMLGMRVLWFERGADEAFLPPKEWQGKAAAMTGTHDLPTVAGWWSGRDIDWTWNLKRKADAPSEAEHREGRERERTKFWAAMRDAGVTDAAMPEPDDANPVLDAALAFVSETPCPIAILPMEDIVGLVEQPNLPGTMNEHPNWCRRMPGPTRDLLDQPDIARRIAILKSKRAR; this is encoded by the coding sequence ATGAGCAGGATCGTCTCATTGGCTCAGGCCGCGGGTATTCAGGTCGAGTGGACGGATGCTGCCGGCAGACGGCAGCGCGTCAGCGAAGACGCCCTTTCGGCGATCCTCGCGGCACTCGGCTTGCCCGCCGACAGCAGCTCGGCGATTGCCGATAGCTGCAACCGGCTGGAAGAGCGCGCCAGCGGTGAAACCTCTTTTCTTTCAGGCGATCAAGGCAGTGTGATCCGGTTGCAGGGCCGTTATGGCGGAGCGAAGCGGGCGCGGCTTGTTCTGGAGGATGGCTCCGCGCGCGACGTGGTACTGGAGGACGGACAGGATGGCGCGATGCTCCCTGCCATCGGCCAACCGGGCTACCATCGGCTCTTGCTGGACGATCACGAAGTGCAGCTCGCAGTAGCGCCCCCGCATTGCTATCCGATAGGTGAAGCCACCGGGGGGCGTCGCGTCTGGGGCCCCGCCATACAAATTGCGGCACTGCGCGATGCGCGCGAAACGAGCTATGGCGACTACAGTTCTCTTGCCGATGCCGCCCGCGCCTTTAGCGAGAGAGGCGCCGATGCCATGGCGATCAGCCCTGTGCACGCACTTTTCCCGGCCGATACAAGCCGCTACAGCCCCTACGCGCCATCGAGCCGGCTGTTCCTGAACGTCTTCTATGCGGACCCGGCCCTGATCGGCGGCGCCATGCCGTCAGCTCCGCGAGCAGCACTTATCGACTGGCCAGCCGCGATACCCGAACGTCTGGGCGCGCTTCGGGCGGCTTACGACGGACGGGACGCGGGCGTGAAGGAGGCCGTCTCAGCCTATGTCGCGGAGGCCGGAGAGGAACTGCGGCGGCACGCCCTCTTCGACGCGCTTCACGCCCATTTTTTCAGGCAGAGCGGAGCAGGTGGCTGGCAGGATTGGCCCATCGAATATCGCAACCCATCGGACCGGGCGGTAGCCACCTTCGCGGCCGCGCATGAAGACGAGGTCGGTTTTTATATTTTCCTGCAATGGCTTGCGGAAAAGGGTCTCGACGAGGCGCAGCGGTCGGCGCGACAGGCGGGCATGGCAATCGGCCTTATTGCCGATCTCGCAGTTGGCATGGACGCGGGGGGCAGTCATGCCTGGAGCCGGCCGGAAGAACTGCTGACCGGGCTGTCGATTGGCGCACCGCCCGATCCGCTTGGGCCCGACGGACAAAACTGGGGCATCACCGGATTTTCGCCGCAGGCACTCCAGCGCACCGGCTTTGATGCGTTCATCGCCACCATACGCGCCGCGCTTCGCCACGCTGGCGGCATTCGCATCGACCATGCGCTCGGGCTGCGCCGCCTATGGGTGGTGCCGTCGGGCGCCTCATCCGCGGATGGCGCCTATCTCACTTATCCCCTCGACGACATGCTTCGCCTGCTCGCACTGGAATCGCAACGCGCCAAGGCGATCGTCATAGGCGAGGACCTCGGCACCGTTCCCGAAGGGCTTCGCGAGGAGATGGGCAGGAAAGAAATGCTCGGCATGCGCGTTCTCTGGTTTGAACGCGGTGCGGACGAGGCATTCCTTCCCCCGAAGGAGTGGCAGGGGAAGGCAGCCGCGATGACCGGCACTCACGACCTGCCGACAGTCGCCGGCTGGTGGAGCGGCAGAGATATAGACTGGACGTGGAATTTGAAGCGAAAGGCGGACGCACCAAGTGAGGCGGAGCATCGGGAGGGTCGCGAACGGGAGCGGACAAAATTCTGGGCGGCCATGCGCGATGCCGGCGTGACGGACGCGGCGATGCCGGAGCCGGATGATGCGAACCCTGTTCTGGACGCCGCTCTTGCCTTTGTGAGTGAAACGCCTTGCCCAATCGCCATTCTGCCGATGGAAGACATCGTAGGGCTGGTGGAGCAGCCGAATCTGCCAGGCACCATGAACGAGCATCCTAACTGGTGCCGGCGGATGCCGGGACCGACCCGCGACCTGCTCGATCAGCCGGATATTGCCCGGCGTATCGCCATCCTCAAATCGAAGAGAGCAAGATGA
- the treY gene encoding malto-oligosyltrehalose synthase: MSPRATYRMQFHKDFTFADAEKLIPYLEDLGISHLYTSPITTARAGSMHGYDVVDPTRINPELGSEDDFRALSLALRKRGLGIVIDIVPNHMGFAGGANAWWQDVLAHGRNSRYARFFDIDWREKLLLPLLGEPFSAALEKGVIELREEDGDFFFTAYGKNRFPLRPEDASELADDAHAAFALYDPKSEAGRDRLRTLHDRQHYRLASWRIANDELNWRRFFTITGLAGIRIEDREVFEETHALYFRLYGEGLIDGVRIDHVDGLTDPIGYCRMLRERFEGIERPAGLAREPAYIVIEKILGADEKLGKDWAVDGTSGYDFMAEVAAVLHAPEGEGPLTALWSEMGGRHSDFEAEELRARQETLSWQFEGQFSRCVAAFATLARTTPEAEEITAGMLRRAIERLLWVFPVYRTYGTGTSAPAGDEEIRTLARKRVEPFIPPGEGQVVDMVLAWLAGTGPGDTDCAAEAVRRFQQLSVPIAAKAVEDTAFYRYGRLLSRNDVGFDAGQFASTVGEFHASAARRARDFPHAMLATATHDHKRGEDIRARLAVLSEIPEEWRTRVRAWREMNAPLSRNLASPDLYMLYQTLFGAWPVGLTASDAPGLAAFSARVTAWQVKALREAERRSAWEEPDESYEASCRELVEALLDPVRSRDFLTDLTDFVAWTEPAARANSLVQAALHYTVPGVPDLYQGAELPDLSLVDPDNRRPVDYAARRELIAGGSTGIQWADEKFALIASLLGYRLEHPALFAGGDYKPVVVSGLRSENVLAFRRRGGGKELVCAVALRCASALAGRKSIAAPAEFWGDTALDLPPPEARRASELFREGPVFLSIRDI; this comes from the coding sequence ATGAGCCCGCGCGCGACTTATCGCATGCAGTTCCACAAGGATTTCACCTTCGCCGATGCGGAGAAGCTGATTCCCTATCTCGAGGATCTCGGGATCAGTCATCTCTACACCTCGCCCATCACGACGGCGCGTGCCGGCTCGATGCATGGATATGATGTCGTCGACCCGACCCGTATCAATCCGGAACTGGGCAGCGAGGATGATTTTCGTGCCCTCTCGCTCGCCTTGCGCAAGCGTGGGCTCGGCATCGTGATAGACATTGTGCCCAACCACATGGGCTTCGCGGGCGGCGCAAATGCTTGGTGGCAGGATGTTCTGGCTCACGGACGAAACAGCCGCTACGCCCGTTTCTTCGATATAGACTGGCGGGAGAAGCTGCTGCTGCCGCTGCTCGGAGAGCCGTTTTCCGCCGCTCTCGAGAAGGGCGTTATCGAACTTCGAGAAGAAGACGGAGACTTCTTCTTTACTGCCTATGGCAAGAACCGCTTTCCTCTTAGGCCCGAAGATGCATCGGAGCTGGCGGACGACGCTCATGCGGCGTTTGCTCTTTACGATCCGAAGAGCGAAGCCGGACGGGACCGGCTGCGCACGCTTCACGACCGGCAGCATTATCGTCTTGCTTCGTGGCGGATTGCGAATGACGAACTGAACTGGCGCCGGTTTTTCACGATCACGGGCCTGGCCGGCATTCGCATCGAAGACCGGGAGGTGTTCGAAGAGACACATGCGCTCTATTTCCGTCTCTACGGAGAAGGGCTGATCGATGGCGTCCGTATAGACCATGTCGACGGCCTTACAGATCCGATCGGCTATTGCAGGATGCTGAGGGAAAGGTTTGAGGGGATCGAACGTCCGGCAGGGCTGGCGCGGGAGCCCGCCTATATCGTCATCGAGAAAATTCTCGGTGCGGATGAAAAGCTTGGCAAGGACTGGGCCGTCGACGGCACGAGCGGTTACGACTTCATGGCGGAGGTTGCGGCGGTTCTGCATGCGCCCGAGGGGGAAGGGCCTCTCACTGCGCTATGGAGCGAAATGGGCGGCCGCCACAGCGATTTCGAAGCAGAGGAACTTCGCGCCCGGCAGGAAACGCTTTCCTGGCAGTTTGAAGGTCAGTTCAGCCGCTGCGTCGCGGCTTTTGCCACGCTCGCCCGAACCACGCCCGAGGCGGAGGAGATCACCGCCGGGATGTTACGCCGCGCCATCGAGCGGCTTCTGTGGGTTTTTCCGGTCTACCGGACCTATGGGACGGGAACCTCGGCACCGGCAGGCGATGAAGAAATTCGTACCCTGGCACGAAAGCGCGTCGAGCCGTTTATCCCGCCGGGCGAAGGACAAGTTGTCGACATGGTGCTGGCGTGGCTGGCGGGTACTGGACCCGGGGACACGGATTGTGCGGCGGAGGCAGTGCGGCGCTTCCAGCAATTATCCGTGCCAATTGCCGCCAAGGCGGTGGAGGACACGGCCTTCTATCGCTATGGACGGCTGCTCTCGCGCAATGATGTGGGATTCGACGCGGGACAGTTCGCCTCGACGGTCGGGGAGTTTCATGCGTCTGCGGCGCGGCGGGCCAGGGATTTTCCGCACGCGATGCTGGCAACCGCAACTCACGACCACAAGCGCGGCGAAGACATTCGCGCGCGGCTGGCTGTGCTGAGTGAAATTCCGGAGGAATGGCGCACGCGCGTGAGAGCCTGGCGCGAAATGAATGCACCGCTGAGCCGCAATCTGGCGTCACCCGATCTCTACATGCTCTACCAGACATTGTTCGGCGCCTGGCCGGTGGGGCTCACCGCATCGGACGCGCCCGGCCTGGCGGCTTTTTCAGCCCGGGTGACGGCGTGGCAGGTCAAGGCGCTGCGGGAGGCGGAGCGCCGGTCGGCGTGGGAAGAGCCCGACGAGAGCTACGAAGCCTCCTGCAGGGAGTTGGTCGAGGCCTTGCTCGATCCGGTACGGTCGCGCGATTTCCTCACGGACCTGACCGATTTTGTGGCATGGACCGAACCGGCAGCGCGCGCCAACAGCTTGGTGCAGGCCGCTCTTCACTACACGGTGCCCGGCGTACCCGATCTCTATCAGGGGGCCGAACTGCCGGATTTGAGCCTGGTCGATCCCGATAATCGCCGTCCCGTCGACTATGCGGCACGCCGGGAGTTGATCGCGGGCGGCTCTACAGGCATTCAGTGGGCAGATGAGAAATTCGCGCTGATCGCGTCGCTTCTCGGCTATCGGCTGGAACATCCGGCACTGTTCGCGGGAGGCGACTACAAGCCCGTGGTGGTATCCGGCCTGCGGTCTGAGAATGTTCTCGCCTTCCGCCGCAGGGGCGGAGGCAAGGAGCTCGTTTGCGCGGTCGCCCTCCGCTGTGCGAGTGCATTGGCCGGCAGAAAGAGCATTGCGGCGCCAGCCGAATTCTGGGGCGATACTGCGCTTGATCTGCCACCGCCGGAGGCGCGCCGCGCCTCCGAATTGTTCAGGGAAGGCCCGGTCTTCCTGTCGATACGTGATATCTGA
- a CDS encoding SDR family NAD(P)-dependent oxidoreductase, with amino-acid sequence MGRLSGKRAIVTGAGSGIGRASARLFAHEGAQVVAVDRAEDAVDETAALIRKEGGTVSSVAADVSDETAVKAFVEHCIAEYGGLDVLYANAGISGGLVPLQEQTVGYWQEILAINLIGPFLAIKYASPHMIRQGHGSIICTASVAGLRANAGGTPYSASKAGVVSLVQTTANEFYGTGVRVNAICPGLIETGMTKPIFDGARARGSEDRIGQLNPLKRYGLPPEIAQAALFLASDDASYVNGQAIAVDGGLSSTHPFAGRR; translated from the coding sequence ATGGGAAGACTATCGGGAAAGCGCGCAATCGTTACGGGCGCTGGCAGCGGCATAGGCCGGGCCAGCGCCCGTTTATTTGCGCATGAGGGCGCTCAGGTCGTCGCCGTCGACCGCGCGGAAGATGCCGTGGACGAGACCGCCGCCCTGATCCGCAAGGAAGGCGGCACGGTTTCGTCCGTCGCCGCCGATGTCAGCGACGAAACCGCCGTCAAAGCCTTTGTTGAACATTGCATAGCCGAATATGGCGGCCTCGACGTCCTCTATGCCAATGCCGGCATCAGCGGCGGCCTCGTTCCGCTGCAGGAACAGACTGTCGGCTACTGGCAAGAGATACTGGCGATCAACCTGATCGGCCCGTTCCTCGCGATCAAATATGCCAGTCCCCACATGATCCGCCAGGGCCACGGCTCGATCATCTGCACGGCATCTGTTGCCGGCCTGCGCGCCAATGCGGGCGGCACGCCTTACAGCGCCAGCAAAGCCGGTGTCGTGAGCCTCGTCCAAACCACCGCCAACGAGTTTTACGGCACCGGCGTTCGCGTGAATGCCATCTGTCCGGGGCTCATCGAAACAGGCATGACGAAACCCATATTCGACGGCGCGAGAGCAAGAGGCTCGGAAGACAGGATTGGCCAGTTGAACCCGCTGAAGCGATATGGCCTGCCGCCGGAAATCGCGCAAGCTGCCCTCTTCCTTGCCAGCGACGATGCCTCCTATGTCAACGGTCAGGCGATTGCCGTCGATGGCGGCCTTTCCAGCACGCATCCCTTCGCCGGCCGGCGCTGA
- a CDS encoding DUF6460 domain-containing protein: MIQHVLSTLVKFFIGAVAVGALLNAFDITAEQVLQDVGFTPEAVLAFVRDGIGWALPHFLLGAMVLIPIWLVIFLLKPPGFRR; the protein is encoded by the coding sequence ATGATTCAACACGTCTTGTCGACGCTGGTAAAATTCTTCATCGGAGCGGTGGCCGTCGGCGCCCTGCTCAATGCGTTCGACATCACAGCCGAGCAGGTGCTCCAGGATGTCGGGTTCACGCCTGAGGCCGTCCTCGCTTTCGTTCGCGATGGGATCGGATGGGCTTTGCCTCACTTCCTGCTGGGGGCAATGGTCCTCATTCCCATTTGGCTCGTCATCTTTCTTCTCAAGCCTCCCGGTTTTCGCCGTTAG